CAAATTATCTTTACTGCATCCTTTTCTGCAATCGGTTTTCTCAAAATTAATCTAATCAATGATTTGAAGCCAACATCAGGCCTTACCAATTTTCCTTCATCATTCAATTGCGTTGGTGTTTGCTGCTGGCGATTCATCACACCTGCTGAATAGAATTTTAAAGCAGCATCAATGATATGCGGCATCAGAACTATAATGGCAATCAATTTTACCCTGCCTATAAATGCGATGCACACGACGGCTGCACCAATAATCAATGTACCTGTATCTCCAGGGAAAATTTTAGCAGGATACCGGTTAAAGTATAGAAATGCAATCAAGGCACCGAGCATGCTCATAGAGATTATGGTTACATCATACTTTCCCAAGATTATACATGCGATTGTCAGTGATGCCATTGAAATTATGCCCAATCCAGATTCAATTCCATTTAAACCGGCCAGCATATTAGTCAAGTTGGATCCGATTGAAAGTGCGATAGGCATGCTGATAAGATAGAATATGCCCACATTAGGTGGCGCTGCCCAAATCAATGGAAGGCCTGCCAAAAACAATAAGAAGAATTTTTCCTTAGAGGACAATGCAAGCAAGTCATCAATAATGCCTATCATGCCAACAAGCAAAATTACAAGCAAGACAACTACTAGCTTGAAGGTCAAATCCTCATGCATGCAGATTCCGGAAAACATCCCAATTATAAATCCAAACAGAATCCCAAATCCACCCATCTCAGCAACAATGGGTTTCCAGGATTTATGGATATCTTTTCCAACAATACCCACTTCCTCAAGTTTTTTAATGATATTCGGCATGGATAACCGTGTTACAAAAAAAGATATAAGACCACAGATTATTGCTATTGCATACAAAGGAAGTTGTGGTAGAATCATCATATTTAATTATTTAACATTCATTATTAAAAAAAGTAATTATTTTTTATTTAA
This genomic interval from Methanobrevibacter sp. contains the following:
- a CDS encoding glycosyltransferase 4 family protein; protein product: MMILPQLPLYAIAIICGLISFFVTRLSMPNIIKKLEEVGIVGKDIHKSWKPIVAEMGGFGILFGFIIGMFSGICMHEDLTFKLVVVLLVILLVGMIGIIDDLLALSSKEKFFLLFLAGLPLIWAAPPNVGIFYLISMPIALSIGSNLTNMLAGLNGIESGLGIISMASLTIACIILGKYDVTIISMSMLGALIAFLYFNRYPAKIFPGDTGTLIIGAAVVCIAFIGRVKLIAIIVLMPHIIDAALKFYSAGVMNRQQQTPTQLNDEGKLVRPDVGFKSLIRLILRKPIAEKDAVKIIWAIGIVFGILGIIVALIMPGMLENKTLMNFLQIKELFYHI